From Actinomycetes bacterium, one genomic window encodes:
- the ltrA gene encoding group II intron reverse transcriptase/maturase, whose product MGEPTSKDKPFAISKWEVWEAYQQVRANRGAPGVDGCSVEAFEADLKGNLYRIWNRMASGSCFPPPVRAVPIPKGKGRGVRVLGVPTVADRIAQTVVAGRLEQRVEEIFHTDSDGYRVGRSAIDAVAKCRQRCWRSDWVLDLDIQAFFDSCPHDLVVKAVAANTDQPWVVLYVKRWLVAPIQHPDGTLHERDRGTPQGSAVSPVLANLFLHYAFDTWMARRFPAVRFERYADDAVVHCRSQRQARMLQAAIGQRLAEVGLRLHPTKTRVVYCKDSNRRDDHEAVSFTFLGYTFGPRKARSRQGTTFTGFLPAMSRDKLVDKGREVRGWRLHRRTNDTLEDLAAAINPIVRGWMNYWGHFYRTQVIPLLKRINTYLRRWARKKYKRLWAFKRVKAWWNEVVQRTPDLFAHWRWTTDFLPTGW is encoded by the coding sequence GTGGGCGAGCCGACGTCCAAGGACAAGCCGTTCGCGATCTCCAAGTGGGAGGTTTGGGAGGCGTACCAGCAGGTCAGGGCCAACCGGGGGGCGCCGGGGGTGGACGGGTGCTCGGTCGAGGCGTTCGAGGCGGATCTGAAGGGCAACCTGTACAGGATCTGGAATCGGATGGCGTCGGGCAGCTGCTTCCCGCCGCCGGTGCGGGCGGTGCCGATACCGAAAGGCAAGGGTCGTGGGGTCCGGGTGCTCGGGGTGCCCACCGTCGCCGACAGGATCGCCCAGACCGTGGTCGCCGGCAGGCTGGAGCAGCGGGTGGAGGAGATCTTCCACACCGACTCCGATGGCTACCGGGTGGGGCGGTCGGCGATCGACGCGGTCGCCAAGTGCCGGCAGCGCTGCTGGAGGAGCGACTGGGTGCTCGATCTTGACATCCAGGCGTTTTTCGACAGCTGCCCGCATGACCTGGTCGTCAAGGCGGTGGCGGCCAACACCGACCAGCCGTGGGTGGTGCTGTATGTCAAGCGGTGGCTGGTCGCGCCGATCCAGCACCCCGATGGGACCCTGCACGAGCGCGACCGTGGGACCCCGCAGGGGTCGGCGGTCTCACCCGTGCTGGCCAACCTGTTCCTCCACTACGCCTTCGACACCTGGATGGCGCGGAGGTTTCCGGCCGTCCGGTTCGAACGCTACGCCGATGACGCGGTGGTGCACTGTCGCAGCCAGCGGCAAGCGCGCATGCTCCAGGCCGCGATCGGCCAGCGGCTGGCCGAGGTCGGGCTCAGGTTGCATCCGACCAAGACCCGGGTGGTGTACTGCAAGGACAGCAACCGGCGGGATGACCACGAGGCCGTCTCGTTCACGTTCCTGGGGTACACGTTTGGTCCCCGGAAGGCACGCAGCCGGCAGGGGACGACGTTCACCGGGTTCCTGCCAGCGATGAGCCGGGACAAGCTGGTCGACAAGGGCCGGGAGGTGCGCGGCTGGCGGCTGCACCGGCGCACCAACGACACGCTGGAAGACCTCGCGGCAGCGATCAACCCGATCGTGCGGGGTTGGATGAACTACTGGGGCCACTTCTACCGGACCCAGGTGATCCCCCTCCTGAAGCGCATCAATACCTACCTGAGGCGTTGGGCCCGCAAGAAGTACAAGCGGCTGTGGGCGTTCAAACGAGTCAAGGCGTGGTGGAACGAGGTCGTGCAACGAACCCCTGACCTCTTCGCCCATTGGCGATGGACGACCGACTTCCTTCCGACGGGATGGTAG